The nucleotide sequence GAGCAGCAGGACCTGCTTGTCGTTCTCGCCGAACGTGCGGATGGCGAAGCTCTTCAACCACTCCGGCGTCAGGTCGACGAACGTGTTGCCGACCGCCAGGAACGGCGCCGCCGGCGGATCGACGGCGACCGCGACCAGCTCGCCGACCCCCAGGGTCAGCCCGCCCGCAACGATTCCGGCCACCGTGGCCAGGGCCCGGGTGAGCCAGCGGGTTGCCGATGCCTTCATGTATCGAGTTCGAAGCTGGTACGCCCGCGGATTGGTGCGGCTGCCGGAATCAGGGATGCGGCCCATGCACCGACCAGAAGTGGCTAACGGGAACAGATGTGCCGGACCAATCCGTCACATCGATCACTCCGAATCAACTTCAAAGCCCCGGATCTGGCGACGCGCACCGATTGCGGCGCGAATGCGTCGCGCTCGCCTATGACGACGGCTTTAGCCGCAGCGAGGTAGCGCGATTGCTGGAAGCGCCACTCGGCACGATCAAGACCAGGCTGCGAGACGGGTTGATCTGGCTTCGCGACTGCATGGAGGCACGATGACACTCCCTCACCCCGACGTCCACGCGCTTGCAGCCGCGTACGCGCTGAACGCGACGACGGACGACGAGGCCCGCGAGTTCGAGCGTCATCTGGTCCGATGCCCAGCCTGCCAGGCCGAGGTGGCGCAGTTCCGTGAAACCGCCGCGACACTCGGCGCGGCCCTCGCCGTCGCCCCTCCCCAGGCGCTGAAGGCACGGGTCATGACCCGCATCGCGCAGGTCAGACCACTTCCTCCGAAACCGGATGGGCGCGATGACGGCGCGCGGCACCGCCGGTCGGACCGGCGCGGATGGTGGCCGCGAGCCACCATGGGTCTCATCGCCGCATCGATTGCCACCACGACCGTTCTCGCCACCCAGCTCGATGGTGCACGCGACGATCTCGAACGCTCGCAGTCGGCCAGCGCCGTGATGCGGCAGGTCATCGAGGCACCGGACGTTGGCGTCGCGCGCGCTGAGGCGGACGGTGCGCACGGCACGGTGCTGCTGTCGCGGGCCGAGGACCTCGCGATCCTGATCTCCACCGACATGCCACCGGCCGGCACAGGCCACGTCTACCAGGTGTGGTTCATCCACCCGGACGGCATCAGATCCGCGGGATTGCTGGATGACACCGACGCGCCGTTGCTCACCTCCGGCCTCGGGGCGAGCAACCGCATCGGCATCACCGTCGAACCGAACGGCGGCTCCGATCAGCCGACATCGGACCCTGTCATGGTCATCGAGCTGCCGGCCTGACTCGACGGGCAGTACCTGCTCTGACACCCGGACGGCCGGACGCGGGCCGTCGAAGTCGTCGGCAGGCGGCTCAGCGAGACGGCGAGTACGCACCGGGCTCGCCTCCGTCCCATTGCTCATGCGCAGACGGCTGTTGCCCGTCGCCATCCGACCAGGCAGCGCATCTCGCTAGGATGTCGAACTGACACCGCCGTCCAGCCGGGAACGACCATTGGTCCTAGGTCAGCATGCCGCCGCCTCTACGCCCAACGCCCGTGAACGGGTGTTGGACACGGCATACACCCTGTTCAGTCGGCGCGGCGTCCGTGGGGTGGCCGTCGACGAGGTCATCGCCCGGGCGCGGGTGGCCAAAGCGACGTTCTACCGGCACTTCCGTTCCAAGTCCGATCTCGTCCTCGCCGTCCTCGAACGCCGCGAGCAGGAATGGACGACCGGCTACGTCGAGGCCGAATCCGAACGGCGAGGCTCGAACGCCGAGGAGCGCCTGCTGGCCATCTTCGACGTCTTCGGCGAATGGTTCGCTCGCGACGACTTCGAGGGGTGCACGTTCATCCGAGTTCTCCT is from Jiangella alkaliphila and encodes:
- a CDS encoding TetR/AcrR family transcriptional regulator gives rise to the protein MVLGQHAAASTPNARERVLDTAYTLFSRRGVRGVAVDEVIARARVAKATFYRHFRSKSDLVLAVLERREQEWTTGYVEAESERRGSNAEERLLAIFDVFGEWFARDDFEGCTFIRVLLQVDAENVVGQASVQYLENIRAMIRRRAVEAGLRDPDDFARSWHILMKGAILAAAEGEPEAARHAHDMARTLIDNFR
- a CDS encoding anti-sigma factor; translated protein: MTLPHPDVHALAAAYALNATTDDEAREFERHLVRCPACQAEVAQFRETAATLGAALAVAPPQALKARVMTRIAQVRPLPPKPDGRDDGARHRRSDRRGWWPRATMGLIAASIATTTVLATQLDGARDDLERSQSASAVMRQVIEAPDVGVARAEADGAHGTVLLSRAEDLAILISTDMPPAGTGHVYQVWFIHPDGIRSAGLLDDTDAPLLTSGLGASNRIGITVEPNGGSDQPTSDPVMVIELPA